A genomic window from Punica granatum isolate Tunisia-2019 chromosome 2, ASM765513v2, whole genome shotgun sequence includes:
- the LOC116198004 gene encoding aspartic proteinase PCS1 isoform X1 translates to MASPMLQLTIWCIFCFINCCLCLSSAVGNAILPLRMARVGAAEAASRLPFRHNVTLTVTLAAGTPLQPVTMVLDTGSELSWLHCKKSPGLRSVFDPAASRSYSPVPCSSQTCRTRTRDLPVPASCGPEKLCHTIVSYADASSIEGNLSSETFQIGTTARPGFLFGCMDSGQSSNPEEDSKTTGLLGMNRGSLSVVTQMGLEKFSYCISGSDATGILLFGDANFTWVGPLNYTPMIQISTPLPYFDRVAYTVQMEGIRVSGKILALPKSVFVPDHTGAGQTMVDSGTQFTFLLGPVYNALRNEFAEQTKGLLKLYDNPNYVFQGAMDLCFLVPLGRARLPALPHVALMFRGAEMVVSGERLLYRVPGLVKGNDQVHCFTFGNSDLLGVEAFVIGNHHQQDKWVEFDLANSRVGLADVRCDLASQRLGLDS, encoded by the coding sequence ATGGCCTCTCCTATGCTTCAGTTGACTATTTGGTGCATCTTTTGCTTCATAAATTGCTGCCTCTGCCTTTCTTCAGCGGTCGGGAATGCCATACTGCCTCTGAGGATGGCCCGCGTGGGCGCCGCGGAGGCTGCCAGCAGACTGCCATTCCGCCACAACGTGACCCTCACGGTGACCCTGGCCGCGGGGACGCCGCTGCAGCCGGTCACGATGGTCCTTGACACCGGCAGTGAGCTCTCCTGGCTCCACTGCAAGAAGTCCCCCGGCCTCCGGTCGGTCTTTGACCCAGCTGCCTCCAGGTCCTACTCCCCGGTTCCCTGCTCCTCCCAGACTTGCCGGACCCGGACTCGGGACCTGCCCGTGCCCGCCTCTTGCGGCCCCGAGAAGCTCTGCCACACTATAGTCTCATATGCAGACGCCTCCTCCATCGAGGGCAACCTCTCCTCAGAGACGTTCCAAATCGGGACGACAGCCAGGCCCGGGTTCCTTTTCGGGTGCATGGACTCGGGCCAGAGCAGCAACCCGGAGGAGGACTCAAAAACCACGGGGCTGCTCGGCATGAACCGCGGGTCCCTATCCGTTGTGACCCAGATGGGCCTCGAGAAGTTCTCGTACTGCATTTCGGGCTCGGATGCAACTGGCATCCTATTATTTGGGGATGCAAACTTCACGTGGGTCGGCCCGCTGAACTACACCCCGATGATTCAGATATCGACCCCGCTGCCCTACTTCGACCGGGTCGCATACACGGTCCAGATGGAGGGGATCAGGGTCTCGGGGAAGATCCTGGCGCTCCCGAAGTCGGTCTTTGTCCCAGACCACACCGGCGCTGGCCAAACGATGGTCGACTCCGGGACCCAATTCACCTTCCTTCTCGGCCCCGTCTACAATGCACTGAGGAACGAGTTCGCCGAGCAGACAAAAGGCCTGCTGAAACTGTACGACAACCCGAATTATGTCTTCCAAGGGGCAATGGATCTATGCTTCCTTGTTCCATTGGGACGGGCCAGGCTTCCCGCGCTACCGCATGTGGCCCTTATGTTCAGGGGCGCGGAGATGGTAGTCTCGGGCGAGAGGCTGTTATATCGGGTCCCTGGGCTGGTCAAGGGGAACGATCAGGTGCACTGCTTCACGTTCGGGAACTCGGACCTCTTAGGCGTCGAGGCGTTCGTGATTGGAAATCACCACCAGCAGGACAAGTGGGTGGAGTTTGACTTGGCGAACTCGCGCGTTGGTTTGGCGGACGTCCGGTGCGATCTCGCCAGCCAACGGCTGGGATTGGATTCCTAG
- the LOC116198004 gene encoding aspartic proteinase PCS1 isoform X2, with product MARVGAAEAASRLPFRHNVTLTVTLAAGTPLQPVTMVLDTGSELSWLHCKKSPGLRSVFDPAASRSYSPVPCSSQTCRTRTRDLPVPASCGPEKLCHTIVSYADASSIEGNLSSETFQIGTTARPGFLFGCMDSGQSSNPEEDSKTTGLLGMNRGSLSVVTQMGLEKFSYCISGSDATGILLFGDANFTWVGPLNYTPMIQISTPLPYFDRVAYTVQMEGIRVSGKILALPKSVFVPDHTGAGQTMVDSGTQFTFLLGPVYNALRNEFAEQTKGLLKLYDNPNYVFQGAMDLCFLVPLGRARLPALPHVALMFRGAEMVVSGERLLYRVPGLVKGNDQVHCFTFGNSDLLGVEAFVIGNHHQQDKWVEFDLANSRVGLADVRCDLASQRLGLDS from the coding sequence ATGGCCCGCGTGGGCGCCGCGGAGGCTGCCAGCAGACTGCCATTCCGCCACAACGTGACCCTCACGGTGACCCTGGCCGCGGGGACGCCGCTGCAGCCGGTCACGATGGTCCTTGACACCGGCAGTGAGCTCTCCTGGCTCCACTGCAAGAAGTCCCCCGGCCTCCGGTCGGTCTTTGACCCAGCTGCCTCCAGGTCCTACTCCCCGGTTCCCTGCTCCTCCCAGACTTGCCGGACCCGGACTCGGGACCTGCCCGTGCCCGCCTCTTGCGGCCCCGAGAAGCTCTGCCACACTATAGTCTCATATGCAGACGCCTCCTCCATCGAGGGCAACCTCTCCTCAGAGACGTTCCAAATCGGGACGACAGCCAGGCCCGGGTTCCTTTTCGGGTGCATGGACTCGGGCCAGAGCAGCAACCCGGAGGAGGACTCAAAAACCACGGGGCTGCTCGGCATGAACCGCGGGTCCCTATCCGTTGTGACCCAGATGGGCCTCGAGAAGTTCTCGTACTGCATTTCGGGCTCGGATGCAACTGGCATCCTATTATTTGGGGATGCAAACTTCACGTGGGTCGGCCCGCTGAACTACACCCCGATGATTCAGATATCGACCCCGCTGCCCTACTTCGACCGGGTCGCATACACGGTCCAGATGGAGGGGATCAGGGTCTCGGGGAAGATCCTGGCGCTCCCGAAGTCGGTCTTTGTCCCAGACCACACCGGCGCTGGCCAAACGATGGTCGACTCCGGGACCCAATTCACCTTCCTTCTCGGCCCCGTCTACAATGCACTGAGGAACGAGTTCGCCGAGCAGACAAAAGGCCTGCTGAAACTGTACGACAACCCGAATTATGTCTTCCAAGGGGCAATGGATCTATGCTTCCTTGTTCCATTGGGACGGGCCAGGCTTCCCGCGCTACCGCATGTGGCCCTTATGTTCAGGGGCGCGGAGATGGTAGTCTCGGGCGAGAGGCTGTTATATCGGGTCCCTGGGCTGGTCAAGGGGAACGATCAGGTGCACTGCTTCACGTTCGGGAACTCGGACCTCTTAGGCGTCGAGGCGTTCGTGATTGGAAATCACCACCAGCAGGACAAGTGGGTGGAGTTTGACTTGGCGAACTCGCGCGTTGGTTTGGCGGACGTCCGGTGCGATCTCGCCAGCCAACGGCTGGGATTGGATTCCTAG
- the LOC116196342 gene encoding probable E3 ubiquitin-protein ligase RHC2A, with product MSSPVTSSYWCYRCRQFIRVWSQDSVTCPDCDSGFIEEIESPPQSILHDAGRRRFPAAAMYRIGSRSNSEQNSGSNLRRSRRNGGDRSPFNPVIVLRRPSEGGASDDGSERGGYELYYDDGGGSGLRPLPPSISEFLLGSGIDRLLTYLQQVEISGLGRLEQPPASKAAIESMPSVEIGEDIIETELHCAVCKEVFELGNEAREMPCKHIYHQDCILPWLSLRNSCPVCRHEMPPAEMAEPSGGGGGGGGSGNPDEEIVGLTIWRLPGGGFAVGRFSGGRRGGEGELPVVYTEMDGGFNNNSSNGGGIPRRISWASRGGRGRESGGLRRVLRNLFGCFGGRFGPSSGASTSSSSSDSRMVGRGSFLSSNISFRRPRSFSLNPNNYGYRR from the coding sequence ATGTCGTCACCGGTCACGTCGTCTTACTGGTGCTATAGATGCAGACAATTCATCAGGGTTTGGAGCCAAGATTCGGTCACTTGCCCCGATTGCGACAGCGGTTTCATCGAGGAGATCGAGAGCCCGCCTCAGTCGATCCTCCATGATGCTGGCAGGAGGCGGTTTCCTGCTGCGGCGATGTACCGGATCGGATCCCGCTCCAATTCCGAACAGAACTCGGGCTCTAATCTCCGCAGGAGCCGCAGGAATGGCGGGGATCGGTCCCCCTTCAACCCGGTGATCGTCCTTCGGCGGCCCTCCGAAGGTGGGGCCAGCGATGACGGCAGCGAGAGGGGTGGATACGAGCTCTATTATGATGACGGCGGAGGGTCGGGATTGAGGCCGCTGCCGCCGAGCATTTCGGAGTTCCTACTTGGATCGGGAATTGATCGACTGCTGACTTACCTCCAGCAGGTGGAGATCAGTGGATTGGGCAGGTTAGAGCAGCCCCCGGCTTCGAAAGCTGCGATCGAGTCGATGCCGAGTGTTGAAATCGGAGAGGACATCATTGAGACTGAACTTCACTGTGCTGTGTGCAAGGAAGTTTTTGAGTTGGGAAATGAGGCAAGGGAGATGCCCTGTAAGCATATATACCACCAAGATTGCATCTTGCCTTGGCTCTCGCTGCGGAACTCATGCCCCGTGTGCCGCCATGAGATGCCACCAGCAGAGATGGCTGAGCCAAGTGGAGGTGGAGGCGGAGGCGGAGGAAGTGGAAATCCTGATGAGGAGATTGTTGGGCTGACAATTTGGAGGCTGCCTGGCGGCGGTTTCGCGGTTGGGCGCTTTTCAGGCGGGAGGAGGGGCGGGGAAGGAGAGCTGCCGGTGGTATATACTGAAATGGATGGTGGGTTTAACAACAATAGCAGTAATGGTGGAGGGATCCCGAGGAGGATCTCATGGGCATCGAGAGGGGGTCGAGGGAGAGAAAGTGGTGGGCTTCGGAGGGTCTTGAGGAACTTGTTTGGCTGTTTTGGTGGGCGTTTTGGACCTTCTTCCGGGGCTTCAACATCAAGCTCGAGTTCTGACTCAAGGATGGTAGGACGAGGGTCGTTTTTGAGCTCGAACATCTCTTTCAGGAGGCCGAGATCATTTTCTTTGAATCCCAACAACTATGGATACAGAAGGTAG